A portion of the Herpetosiphon gulosus genome contains these proteins:
- a CDS encoding STAS/SEC14 domain-containing protein, with product MSVITKTMVLIPHSYTTRSSIITLEGDGIIVIKIRPGIQETVEDAEENLAAVDMLAGSIRRPRLLDLREALPISREVRRFYMQPATRNSATIVALLVDSTLSRVIANLIIGLTGNSQAVQVFSDEQAARQWLRQANAN from the coding sequence ATGTCAGTGATAACAAAGACCATGGTGCTTATACCACATTCATACACAACCCGTAGTTCAATTATCACCCTTGAGGGTGATGGGATCATTGTGATCAAAATTCGGCCTGGGATTCAAGAAACGGTTGAAGATGCCGAGGAGAACCTAGCAGCAGTCGATATGTTGGCGGGCAGCATTCGGCGGCCACGCTTGCTTGATCTACGCGAGGCCTTGCCAATCTCACGTGAGGTTCGCCGTTTTTATATGCAGCCAGCCACCCGCAACAGCGCCACAATTGTAGCGCTGTTAGTCGATTCAACCTTAAGTCGGGTGATTGCCAATTTGATTATTGGCTTAACCGGTAATAGCCAAGCGGTGCAAGTCTTCAGCGATGAGCAGGCCGCACGCCAATGGCTGCGCCAAGCCAATGCCAATTAA
- a CDS encoding tetratricopeptide repeat protein: MPLLPSQLPQYATRLIGRTRARTLVIDLLLDAQARLVTLYGQSGAGKTRLSLEVAEQVGEIFRDGRYFVALAPVSQAQFVLPTIAATLGVEESQHEAILDSLVLALADKQILLILDNFEQVAGAASELLELLQRAPGVTCLVTSQQALEVAGETAIMVPALQYPEVGEDYQLEDLEQHSAIGLFVDRMRTRQPRFRLSADNAGALVDICRLVQGLPLAIELIAAHSASLTPQDLLFFVRNHLSMAALNPKQSARQAIIKPVLTWSVSMLPADAKDIFAQLGVFAGGATVETIKQVGLVETMPFESSLNALIDRHLLQTEQLPGQKPRFIMIDAVREYALEQLQKTGRLYYLQERHAIYYQGLSETVHQNIRGADGAKWIEQLRGEIHNIRQAMVWSLESSDGLIAQRIAGNLYFYWYRTSAYREAVAWLEQTYQHSNRSDLSAIARIATGLGGLLISLIRFSEAEYYLIEARRLWQELGLPHDEISAIGNLAVLYGTLGRLHDSQLAFEAALALARKVGNQQREVLMLHNLGTVAQERNQLATAQAYFEQALALKQQINQTWDMFLTQINLGLVAVDQGRYAEAEQWFEQAFINAYAIGDHDSLAYIRYARGIAAVEQADYAQAELHFHESERGWRAVGNPEGVQRSWLEQVAVLITIADYIQASEYLQKLEPIEELSQELQLRYTILATRLAIAIDDQVAMQSYGQRMLATALASELRRFDLTILQHSAAVLVSTQPTLAAQLLATAEQIRVVRGLHQSVAEQQWLAQTNLLQLVPTAALDLTTALQAAQAELAAK; encoded by the coding sequence ATGCCATTATTACCATCACAACTCCCCCAATATGCCACGCGCCTGATTGGTCGCACCCGTGCCCGCACGTTGGTGATCGACCTGTTGCTCGATGCTCAAGCGCGGTTGGTGACATTATATGGCCAAAGTGGTGCTGGCAAAACGCGGCTAAGTTTGGAAGTTGCTGAGCAGGTGGGCGAAATTTTTCGTGATGGACGCTATTTTGTGGCGCTCGCTCCTGTTTCGCAAGCTCAGTTTGTATTGCCAACGATTGCCGCAACTTTAGGCGTTGAAGAATCTCAGCATGAAGCAATTTTAGATTCGTTAGTTTTAGCCTTAGCCGATAAGCAAATTCTATTAATTCTTGATAATTTTGAGCAAGTTGCTGGAGCCGCCAGCGAACTGTTGGAGTTGTTGCAACGTGCGCCTGGAGTAACTTGTTTGGTCACAAGCCAACAGGCGCTCGAAGTGGCTGGCGAAACTGCGATTATGGTTCCAGCCTTGCAATATCCTGAGGTTGGCGAAGATTATCAGCTTGAAGATTTAGAGCAACATAGCGCAATCGGCTTATTTGTTGATCGGATGCGCACGCGCCAGCCACGTTTTCGTTTGAGCGCCGATAATGCTGGTGCTTTGGTCGATATTTGTCGCTTGGTGCAGGGTCTGCCCTTGGCGATTGAGTTAATCGCGGCCCATAGTGCTTCGCTGACCCCCCAAGATTTGCTATTTTTCGTGCGCAATCATCTTTCCATGGCGGCTTTGAATCCGAAACAATCGGCGCGGCAAGCGATTATCAAGCCAGTGCTGACTTGGAGTGTGAGTATGCTGCCAGCCGATGCTAAAGATATTTTTGCTCAATTAGGTGTGTTTGCTGGTGGTGCAACCGTCGAAACGATCAAACAAGTTGGCTTAGTTGAAACCATGCCCTTTGAATCGAGCCTGAATGCCTTGATTGATCGCCATTTATTGCAAACTGAACAATTGCCAGGCCAAAAACCCCGTTTTATTATGATTGATGCAGTGCGTGAATATGCCCTAGAGCAATTGCAAAAAACTGGCCGTTTATATTATTTGCAAGAGCGCCATGCTATTTATTATCAAGGTTTGAGCGAAACGGTGCATCAAAATATTCGTGGGGCCGATGGTGCTAAATGGATCGAACAATTACGTGGTGAGATTCATAATATTCGCCAAGCCATGGTTTGGTCGCTTGAAAGCAGCGATGGCTTGATTGCCCAGCGAATTGCTGGTAATTTGTATTTTTATTGGTATCGTACCAGTGCGTATCGCGAGGCCGTGGCATGGCTCGAACAAACCTATCAACATTCGAATCGCAGCGATTTAAGTGCAATTGCCCGAATTGCAACTGGTTTAGGTGGTTTATTAATTAGTTTGATTCGTTTTAGTGAAGCTGAGTATTATTTAATCGAAGCGCGGCGTTTGTGGCAAGAGCTTGGCTTACCGCACGATGAAATTAGCGCAATTGGGAATTTGGCAGTCTTGTATGGCACGCTTGGCCGTTTGCACGATTCGCAATTGGCGTTTGAAGCAGCCTTGGCTTTAGCACGCAAGGTAGGTAATCAACAACGTGAAGTTTTGATGCTGCATAATCTTGGTACGGTGGCCCAAGAACGCAATCAATTAGCTACCGCCCAAGCCTATTTTGAGCAAGCGCTTGCACTCAAACAACAGATTAATCAAACATGGGATATGTTTCTGACCCAAATTAATCTCGGTTTGGTCGCGGTTGATCAAGGGCGTTATGCTGAGGCTGAGCAATGGTTTGAGCAAGCGTTTATCAATGCCTATGCAATCGGCGATCACGATAGTTTGGCTTATATTCGCTATGCAAGAGGGATCGCAGCAGTTGAACAAGCCGATTATGCGCAGGCTGAATTGCACTTTCATGAGTCAGAGCGAGGCTGGCGTGCCGTTGGCAATCCAGAAGGAGTTCAGCGTAGTTGGCTTGAGCAAGTTGCAGTATTAATTACAATAGCTGATTATATTCAAGCTAGCGAATATTTACAAAAGCTTGAGCCAATTGAGGAACTCAGCCAAGAATTACAATTACGTTATACGATTTTAGCAACCCGTTTAGCAATTGCAATCGATGATCAGGTTGCGATGCAAAGCTATGGTCAACGTATGCTGGCAACTGCATTAGCCAGCGAATTACGGCGTTTTGATCTGACGATTTTGCAGCATAGTGCGGCAGTCCTAGTATCAACCCAACCAACACTGGCGGCTCAACTTTTAGCAACCGCCGAGCAGATTCGGGTTGTGCGTGGTTTGCACCAAAGTGTAGCCGAGCAACAATGGCTCGCCCAAACCAATTTGCTCCAGCTTGTACCAACCGCAGCTCTGGATTTAACCACAGCTTTGCAAGCGGCCCAGGCTGAATTGGCTGCAAAATAA
- a CDS encoding polysaccharide deacetylase family protein, which translates to MGFRLAKTLRVWLGLLMVFVPLLLPQSTAARIILAEDRAFDQLWQSTDGQRRNEQSWLWGPQRLWQTQERYAESPRELRWVRYYAKARMEISDPKLSAKSPWYITNGLLVVELVTGRLQIGNEAWRKQCADGICGSEQAVAGDAVTANRAPRYRDWAEFLTLNGSTGADLRGQPVTNWLTHEAEGGQVWSDSRLAERYPETSGSHRDEITGQTVPAMMWNYVQTQARDALYVFGRPISPAFWTQALVDGVEREVLVQLFERRTLTYTPSNPLGWQVEMGNVGQHGLEWRYGLRPWDYQPLHVTMLTYHYISANPNPADRLRESLSVAPAEFKRQLEYLQTHNFHVVSLDQVLAAQRGEQSLPEHPVVITLDDGYRDLYEQAFPIAQSLNLPITAYIPSALVGEPAYVSWQQLQELSQSPLVTIGSHTRVHADLGMLDRESQWIEIAHSKRELEAHLGIAIEHFCYPYGRYNALTMELVREAGYRSATTTRQTTDTANDDPLIWNRITISGQDSFEDFVAKLEGSQD; encoded by the coding sequence ATGGGCTTTAGATTGGCAAAAACCCTAAGAGTTTGGTTGGGTTTGTTGATGGTTTTTGTGCCGTTGTTGCTGCCTCAAAGCACAGCGGCACGGATTATTTTAGCCGAAGATCGAGCCTTTGATCAGCTATGGCAAAGCACCGATGGTCAGCGTCGCAACGAGCAATCGTGGCTGTGGGGGCCGCAGCGTTTGTGGCAAACCCAAGAGCGCTATGCCGAAAGTCCGCGTGAGTTGCGTTGGGTGCGCTACTATGCCAAAGCTCGCATGGAAATTAGTGATCCTAAGCTTTCAGCCAAATCGCCGTGGTATATCACCAATGGTTTGTTGGTGGTTGAGTTGGTAACCGGGCGCTTGCAAATTGGCAACGAGGCTTGGCGTAAGCAATGTGCAGATGGTATTTGTGGCTCGGAGCAAGCAGTTGCTGGGGATGCAGTGACGGCCAATCGTGCGCCACGTTACCGTGATTGGGCTGAATTTTTGACTTTGAATGGCTCGACCGGAGCCGATTTGCGTGGTCAGCCCGTAACCAATTGGCTAACTCACGAAGCCGAAGGCGGGCAAGTTTGGTCTGATTCTCGTTTGGCTGAGCGCTACCCCGAAACCAGTGGCAGCCATCGCGACGAAATAACTGGCCAAACTGTGCCAGCCATGATGTGGAATTATGTGCAGACCCAAGCCCGTGACGCATTATATGTGTTTGGACGGCCAATTAGCCCAGCCTTTTGGACCCAAGCATTGGTTGATGGAGTTGAGCGTGAAGTGCTGGTGCAACTGTTTGAGCGCCGCACATTAACCTACACCCCGAGCAATCCGCTTGGTTGGCAAGTTGAGATGGGCAATGTCGGCCAACATGGCTTGGAATGGCGCTATGGCTTGCGGCCATGGGACTATCAACCATTGCATGTGACCATGTTGACCTACCACTACATTTCGGCAAATCCCAATCCGGCTGATCGGTTACGCGAAAGCTTATCGGTAGCGCCAGCCGAATTTAAACGCCAGCTCGAATATTTACAAACCCATAATTTTCATGTGGTAAGTTTGGATCAGGTGTTGGCGGCGCAACGCGGCGAGCAGAGTTTGCCCGAACATCCAGTTGTCATAACGCTTGATGATGGCTATCGCGATTTGTACGAGCAGGCTTTTCCGATTGCTCAAAGCCTGAATCTGCCGATCACTGCTTATATTCCTTCGGCCTTGGTTGGCGAGCCAGCTTATGTCAGTTGGCAGCAATTGCAAGAGCTAAGTCAATCGCCGTTGGTCACAATTGGCTCACATACGCGGGTGCACGCCGATTTAGGTATGCTTGATCGTGAGTCGCAGTGGATTGAAATTGCTCATAGTAAGCGTGAGTTAGAAGCACATTTGGGGATTGCGATTGAGCATTTTTGCTACCCCTATGGTCGCTACAATGCCCTGACCATGGAGCTAGTGCGCGAGGCGGGCTATCGCAGCGCTACGACCACCCGCCAAACCACCGATACTGCCAACGATGATCCCTTGATTTGGAATCGGATCACGATTTCTGGCCAAGATTCATTTGAGGATTTTGTGGCCAAACTCGAAGGTAGCCAAGATTAA